A single Curtobacterium sp. MCJR17_020 DNA region contains:
- the purM gene encoding phosphoribosylformylglycinamidine cyclo-ligase gives MPNPYAEAGVDTAAGDLAVELMKSAVAATHNSHVLGGVGGFAGLYDVSFLKDFSHPLLATSTDGVGTKVAIAQAIDKHDTIGQDLVGMVVDDIVVVGAKPLFMTDYIACGRVVPNRIADIVAGIARGCSATGTALVGGETAEHPGLLGPDDYDVAGAATGVVEAGSRLGAHLVQDGDVVLAIESSGLHSNGYSLVRHILASRGVGYTDQLAEFGGVSVGEALLEPTRLYTTPLLELLEQHPGAVHSLSHVTGGGIAANLARVLPVGSWIEVDRSTWQPLPVFRVLADMAGTPIEDTEGTWNLGIGMFAVVSASAAVDVIESLGVAGMPAWPVGTIATSARDLTGFEQGAKGVDGGAVRLVGSYAA, from the coding sequence ATGCCCAACCCGTACGCCGAAGCCGGAGTGGACACCGCTGCCGGTGACCTGGCCGTCGAACTCATGAAGTCCGCAGTCGCGGCGACGCACAACAGCCACGTGCTGGGCGGCGTGGGCGGCTTCGCCGGACTCTACGACGTGTCGTTCCTGAAGGACTTCTCACACCCGTTGCTCGCGACCTCGACCGACGGCGTCGGCACCAAGGTCGCCATCGCCCAGGCGATCGACAAGCACGACACCATCGGGCAGGACCTGGTCGGCATGGTCGTCGACGACATCGTGGTGGTCGGTGCGAAGCCGCTGTTCATGACCGACTACATCGCCTGCGGGCGCGTCGTCCCGAACCGCATCGCCGACATCGTCGCCGGGATCGCCCGCGGCTGCTCGGCGACGGGCACCGCGCTGGTCGGTGGCGAGACCGCAGAGCACCCCGGTCTGCTCGGCCCGGACGACTACGACGTGGCCGGCGCCGCGACGGGTGTCGTCGAGGCCGGTTCGCGGCTCGGTGCCCACCTGGTGCAGGACGGCGACGTCGTGCTCGCCATCGAGTCCTCCGGGCTGCACTCGAACGGGTACTCGCTCGTCCGGCACATCCTGGCGTCGCGCGGGGTCGGGTACACCGACCAGCTGGCCGAGTTCGGCGGCGTCTCGGTCGGCGAAGCCCTGCTCGAGCCCACCCGCCTGTACACGACGCCGCTGCTGGAGCTGCTCGAGCAGCACCCGGGCGCCGTGCACTCCCTGTCGCACGTGACCGGTGGTGGCATCGCGGCGAACCTGGCGCGCGTGCTGCCCGTCGGCTCGTGGATCGAGGTCGACCGCTCGACCTGGCAGCCGCTCCCCGTCTTCCGCGTGCTCGCCGACATGGCCGGCACGCCGATCGAGGACACCGAGGGCACCTGGAACCTGGGCATCGGCATGTTCGCCGTGGTGTCCGCCAGTGCTGCGGTGGACGTCATCGAGTCGCTCGGCGTCGCCGGGATGCCCGCGTGGCCGGTCGGCACGATCGCCACGTCGGCCCGCGACCTGACCGGCTTCGAGCAGGGCGCCAAGGGTGTCGACGGCGGTGCCGTGCGGCTCGTCGGGAGCTACGCGGCCTGA
- the purF gene encoding amidophosphoribosyltransferase encodes MCGIVGLVAQGPANQSIYDALLLLQHRGQDSTGIATVEGHVHHMHKTRGHVRESFRTRDMRALLGTMGLGHVRYATKGAASNEEEAQPFYVNAPYGIVLVHNGNLTNTRELTRELFDIDRRHLNTTSDTELLVNVLAHELQGQVRGTDLDPGQVFDAVERVHERVEGSYATIATIAGHGLLAFRDPFGIRPLILGHKFDEAGQPEWVVASESLVLESGGYEIVRDVAPGEAIFIEMNGQMHARQCAKNPRLVPCSFEYVYLARPDSVMNGISVYDARLRLGNRLADTIEQYAPTGDIDVVMPIPDSSRPAAMQVARKLGIEYREGFYKNRYVGRTFIMPGQAERKRSVRQKLNAMSSEFKGKNILIVDDSIVRGTTSKEIVEMARAAGANEVTFTSAAPPVRFPHVYGINMPTRDELIAHDRKIPEINRVLGSDHLIYQEIGDMRDAIIEGSDVTDLEMSCFTGEYVTGTVSPEYLSWVEANQLS; translated from the coding sequence ATGTGCGGCATCGTCGGCCTCGTTGCACAGGGCCCCGCCAACCAATCCATCTACGACGCACTGCTCCTCCTGCAGCACCGCGGGCAGGACTCGACGGGCATCGCCACGGTCGAGGGTCACGTGCACCACATGCACAAGACCCGCGGCCACGTGCGTGAGTCGTTCCGCACCCGCGACATGCGCGCCCTCCTCGGCACCATGGGCCTCGGCCACGTGCGCTACGCCACCAAGGGCGCGGCGAGCAACGAGGAAGAGGCGCAGCCGTTCTACGTGAACGCGCCGTACGGCATCGTCCTCGTCCACAACGGCAACCTCACCAACACGCGGGAACTGACGCGTGAACTGTTCGACATCGACCGTCGGCACCTCAACACCACGTCGGACACCGAGCTCCTGGTGAACGTGCTGGCGCACGAGCTGCAGGGACAGGTCCGCGGCACGGACCTCGACCCCGGGCAGGTCTTCGACGCCGTCGAGCGCGTGCACGAGCGGGTCGAGGGCTCGTACGCCACGATCGCCACGATCGCCGGCCACGGGCTCCTGGCGTTCCGCGACCCGTTCGGCATCCGGCCGCTCATCCTCGGCCACAAGTTCGACGAGGCCGGCCAGCCCGAGTGGGTCGTCGCGAGCGAGTCGCTGGTGCTCGAGTCCGGCGGCTACGAGATCGTGCGCGACGTCGCCCCCGGCGAGGCGATCTTCATCGAGATGAACGGGCAGATGCACGCCCGGCAGTGCGCGAAGAACCCGCGGCTCGTGCCGTGCTCGTTCGAGTACGTGTACCTGGCCCGGCCCGACTCGGTCATGAACGGCATCTCGGTCTACGACGCCCGCCTGCGCCTCGGCAACCGGCTGGCGGACACCATCGAGCAGTACGCGCCGACCGGTGACATCGACGTCGTGATGCCGATCCCGGACTCGTCCCGACCGGCGGCCATGCAGGTCGCACGGAAGCTCGGCATCGAGTACCGCGAGGGCTTCTACAAGAACCGCTACGTCGGCCGGACGTTCATCATGCCGGGCCAGGCGGAGCGCAAGCGGTCCGTCCGACAGAAGCTCAACGCGATGTCGTCGGAGTTCAAGGGCAAGAACATCCTGATCGTCGACGACTCGATCGTGCGCGGCACGACGAGCAAGGAGATCGTGGAGATGGCCCGCGCCGCCGGTGCGAACGAGGTCACCTTCACGAGTGCCGCTCCCCCGGTCCGGTTCCCGCACGTCTACGGCATCAACATGCCGACGCGCGACGAGCTCATCGCGCACGACCGGAAGATCCCGGAGATCAACCGCGTGCTCGGCAGCGATCACCTGATCTACCAGGAGATCGGCGACATGCGGGACGCCATCATCGAGGGCTCCGACGTGACCGACCTCGAGATGAGCTGCTTCACGGGCGAGTACGTCACGGGCACCGTGAGCCCGGAGTACCTGTCCTGGGTCGAGGCGAACCAGCTCAGCTAG
- a CDS encoding DUF3073 domain-containing protein has protein sequence MGRGRQKAKHTKVARELKYFSPQTNYGALEQELSAGQHSDDDLVDRWADQYGPEAADESDEFETEADQNKSA, from the coding sequence ATGGGGCGCGGCCGTCAAAAGGCGAAGCACACCAAGGTCGCCCGTGAGCTGAAGTACTTCAGCCCGCAGACGAACTACGGTGCACTCGAGCAGGAGCTCTCCGCCGGACAACACTCCGATGACGATCTCGTCGACCGCTGGGCGGACCAGTACGGTCCCGAAGCGGCAGACGAATCCGACGAGTTCGAGACCGAAGCGGACCAGAACAAGTCCGCCTGA